The following proteins are co-located in the Pseudomonas synxantha genome:
- the algB gene encoding sigma-54-dependent response regulator transcription factor AlgB, whose product MGSAKELQGRILLVDDESAILRTFRYCLEDEGYTVATANSAAQADTLMQRQVFDLCFLDLRLGEDNGLDVLAQMRIQAPWMRVVIVTAHSAVDTAVDAIQAGAADYLVKPCSPDQLRLATAKQLEVRQLSARLEVLEGAVRQSKDGLDSHSPSMMVVLETARQVAGTDANILILGESGTGKGELARAIHGWSKRSKKSCVTINCPSLTAELMESELFGHSRGAFTGASESTLGRVNQADGGTLFLDEIGDFPLTLQPKLLRFIQDKEYERVGDPVTRRADVRILAATNLNLEDMVRDGRFREDLLYRLNVITLHLPPLRERSEDILALADRFLARFVKEYARPARGFSDDAREALLNYRWPGNIRELRNVVERASIICPQEKVEISHLGMAEQPTNNAPRIGAALSLDELEKAHIGAVLATSDTLDQAARTLGIDASTLYRKRKQYNL is encoded by the coding sequence ATGGGATCAGCCAAGGAACTTCAAGGCCGCATTCTTTTAGTGGATGACGAATCCGCGATCCTGCGCACCTTCCGTTATTGCCTGGAAGACGAGGGCTACACCGTAGCCACCGCCAACAGCGCCGCCCAGGCGGACACGCTGATGCAGCGCCAAGTGTTCGACCTGTGTTTCCTCGATTTGCGCCTTGGCGAGGACAACGGCCTGGATGTACTAGCCCAGATGCGTATCCAGGCACCGTGGATGCGTGTGGTAATTGTCACTGCTCATTCCGCCGTGGATACCGCCGTAGACGCGATTCAGGCCGGTGCCGCCGACTATTTGGTCAAGCCCTGCAGCCCGGACCAATTGCGCCTGGCCACCGCCAAGCAACTGGAAGTGCGCCAGCTCTCCGCACGACTGGAAGTCCTGGAAGGCGCCGTGCGTCAGTCCAAGGATGGCCTTGACTCCCATAGTCCGTCGATGATGGTGGTACTGGAAACGGCGCGCCAAGTGGCAGGCACTGATGCAAACATCTTGATCCTCGGTGAGTCCGGCACCGGTAAAGGGGAGCTGGCCCGGGCCATCCATGGCTGGAGCAAACGCTCGAAAAAATCCTGCGTGACCATCAACTGCCCATCGCTGACCGCCGAACTGATGGAGAGCGAGCTGTTCGGCCACAGCCGCGGCGCGTTCACCGGTGCCAGTGAAAGCACGCTGGGCCGGGTCAACCAGGCGGACGGCGGCACGCTGTTTCTCGACGAGATCGGCGACTTTCCGCTCACGTTGCAGCCAAAGTTGCTGCGTTTCATTCAAGATAAAGAGTATGAGCGTGTGGGCGACCCCGTTACCCGTCGCGCCGATGTACGTATCCTTGCAGCCACCAACCTGAACCTGGAAGACATGGTGCGCGATGGCCGCTTCCGTGAAGACTTGCTTTACCGCCTCAACGTCATCACCTTGCACCTGCCGCCGTTGCGCGAACGCAGTGAAGACATCCTGGCACTGGCCGACCGCTTCCTGGCACGCTTCGTCAAAGAATACGCCCGTCCCGCTCGCGGCTTCAGTGATGACGCTCGAGAAGCGCTGCTCAACTATCGCTGGCCCGGCAATATCCGCGAGCTGCGTAACGTGGTGGAACGCGCCAGCATCATCTGCCCGCAGGAGAAGGTCGAGATCAGCCACTTGGGAATGGCCGAACAACCGACCAACAATGCGCCGCGTATCGGCGCCGCACTGAGCCTGGACGAATTGGAAAAAGCCCACATCGGCGCGGTACTCGCG